One segment of Toxoplasma gondii ME49 chromosome VI, whole genome shotgun sequence DNA contains the following:
- a CDS encoding hypothetical protein (encoded by transcript TGME49_241150), with the protein MVLNEGSRSEVSSPSGVSPSADVVSALAASGKNDDELGYMGEGVSLGRQEEDEAELEHFASVRQAFELYEQDALMEVHRIERHLRRLAPEDKALLQESIDSRIARLKDAVSCNQAFINLLLIASDNSNMQPPGACPPGCLHEDGEETAKSGAPCSGHEGRGGCTCHPAASVALEGATGRTCEGEARDGTCMHASGDADCDAKEASTEARDVTSEEKKGTAREKKNGPTKEREETGRGGSGKKKKRKGKSSATQRRGQTSEFKPEVQSPSPGFPSVQKPDCCGSHRGSAQAPSERSSVNPTDCFSFEVDHEKLVRNMSKVRSTLRQFVRDWSDEGREEREAAYGPLLEALETRLPIRDQSNPPRVLCPGSGLGRLPFEVTRRGYACQGNEFSYFMLMGSDFILNHALKVRSVPLQPYCLSTSNRRGRHDHLQTVWIPDVSPNEHISPDTDFSMCAGEFVEVYGGSEGTPSDIPGASRHFDAVLTSYFLDTAKNVLLYIRTVAKILRPGGLWANVGPLLYHYAEMPYEMSIELAWDELEDVIKRWFDIERIEWRDAYYTSNPKSMMQVQYHCVYFVAIRNSAPAPVLTPLPETC; encoded by the exons ATGGTCCTGAACGAAGGGAGTCGGTCTGAAgtgtcttcgccttccggcgtctctccctctgcggACGTGGTCTCGGCACTGGCTGCGAGCGGAAAGAACGACGATGAACTGGGGTACATGGGAGAAGGCGTCTCCCTggggagacaagaggaggacgaggcggagCTCGAGCACTTTGCGAGTGTGCGGCAGGCGTTTGAGCTGTACGAACAGGATGCGCTGATGGAGGTGCACCGAATCGAGAGGCATTTGCGGCGCCTCGCTCCCGAAGACAAAGCACTGCTTCAGGAGTCAATCGACTCGCGAATTGCCCGTTTGAAGGACGCCGTCTCCTGCAACCAGGCCTTCATCAACCTGCTCCTCATTGCGAGCGACAACAGCAACATGCAGCCGCCCGGCGCATGCCCACCAGGCTGCTTGCacgaagatggagaggagacCGCAAAGAGTGGAGCGCCATGCAGTGGACACGAGGGCCGGGGCGGCTGCACCTGCCACCCTGCCGCGAGTGTTGCCCTCGAAGGAGCAACAGGAAGGACCTGCGAGggcgaagcgcgagacggaacctgcatgcacgcaagCGGAGACGCGGACTGCGACGCGAAGGAGGCGtcgacggaggcgagagacgtgaccagtgaagagaagaagggcaccgcgagggagaagaagaatgggccaacgaaggagagagaggagacggggCGCGGCGGAtccggaaagaagaagaagaggaaaggcaagTCGAGTGCCACCCAGCGACGCGGACAAACCAGTGAATTCAAGCCTGAGGTCCAATCACCCAGTCCAGGCTTTCCGTCTGTACAGAAACCCGACTGTTGCGGCTCCCACCGCGGCAGCGCCCAGGCGCCCTCGGAGCGAAGCTCCGTGAATCCAACCgactgtttctccttcgaaGTCGACCACGAAAAACTCGTCAGAAACATGTCTAAG GTGAGGAGCACGCTGCGACAATTTGTTCGCGACTGGTcagacgagggaagagaagagcgcgaagCGGCCTATGGACCGTTGCTGGAGGCGCTGGAGACTCGGCTGCCGATCCGCGACCAGTCCAATCCTCCCAG ggtTCTTTGTCCGGGTTCCGGATTGGGGCGTCTCCCGTTCGAAGTGACGCGGCGGGGCTACGCGTGTCAAGGCAACGAGTTTTCCTACTTCATGCTAATGG GCTCTGATTTCATTTTAAACCACGCGCTGAAGGTTCGTTCTGTTCCCCTCCAGCCGTACTGTCTGTCCACCTCGAACCG CCGCGGCAGACACGACCATCTCCAGACCGTATGGATTCCCGATGTCTCCCCGAATGAGCACATTTCTCCCGACACCGACTTCTCCATGTGTGCCGGAGAGTTTGTCGAG GTGTAcggaggcagcgaaggcaCTCCAAGCGACATTCCGGGAGCCTCGCGCCACTTCGACGCGGTGTTAACTTCTTATTTTCTGGACACTGCGAAGAACGTGCTCCTCTACATTCGAACAGTTGCCAAGATTCTGCGGCCGGGGGGACTCTGGGCAAACGTCGGTCCTCTCCTCTACCACTATGCCGAGATGCCCTACGAAATGTCCATCGAACTGGCCTGGGATGAACTCGAGGACG TGATCAAGCGCTGGTTCGACATCGAAAGGATCGAATGGAGAGATGCGTACTACACCTCGAATCCAAAGTCCATGATGCAA gtTCAGTACCACTGCGTCTACTTTGTGGCGATTCGGAATTCGGCTCCGGCGCCGGTTCTCACGCCTCTGCCCGAGACGTGCTAA
- a CDS encoding hypothetical protein (encoded by transcript TGME49_241155~Predicted trans-membrane domain (TMHMM2.0):8-31:45-68), with product MNPQTTGRLLAGCTIGVSAYCLCWLFLPPFYKETRAIQLLFPSPFYLLYLGASGVLFLILGSLCVGGILMLRYDDPRLSKKTKESSSRCVSTSLPPSPHTDILRYLAIQRGWVPPDMILF from the exons ATGAACCCTCAGACCACTGGAAGGCTGCTGGCTGGCTGCACTATTGGAGTGTCCGCCTACTGCCTCTGTTGGCTCTTCCTTCCACCGTTCTATAAGGAGACTCGGGCGATCCAGCTGTTGTTCCCCTCCCCGTTCTACTTGCTTTACCTTGGAGCATCCGGCGTCCTGTTTCTGATTCTGGGTTCGCTTTGTGTAGGAGGCATTTTGATGCTGCGCTACGACGACCCACGTCTatcgaagaaaacgaaagagtcGTCTTCCCGTTGCGTGTCCACTTCcctcccgccttctcctcaCACAG aTATTCTGCGCTATCTGGCCATTCAGCGTGGCTGGGTGCCCCCGGACATGATCCTTTTCTGA
- a CDS encoding hypothetical protein (encoded by transcript TGME49_241175), whose translation MRRGSCVCARPSFPFLGSHANSTSYELLSPENDVYEALCVLLLQAKRSACFLLRAWLHPWTRTAWLVSFNHDGFCRSFGRCRSHWDACAAESVQGTFSDARATVKDLKVVPSPPEKETDHEKLWSSL comes from the coding sequence ATGCGTCGAGGCTCGTGTGTATGCGCTcgtccttcctttccttttttggGCTCGCACGCAAATTCCACGTCGTATGAGCTACTTAGTCCCGAGAACGACGTGTACGAAGCTCTATGTGTCTTGCTGCTTCAGGCAAAACGCTCTGCTTGTTTTCTGTTGCGCGCGTGGCTCCATCCGTGGACAAGGACGGCCTGGCTAGTCAGTTTTAATCATGATGGCTTTTGCCGGTCTTTTGGCAGGTGCAGATCCCACTGGGATGCCTGTGCAGCAGAGTCAGTACAAGGTACTTTTTCAGACGCCCGGGCAACTGTAAAAGATCTCAAGGTTGTACCGTCGCCACctgaaaaggagacggaCCACGAGAAACTGTGGAGTTCTCTTTGA
- a CDS encoding hypothetical protein (encoded by transcript TGME49_241180~Predicted trans-membrane domain (TMHMM2.0):24-47:74-97:117-140:143-166): MLQANKASVLTGFHMGSMNVQHMEVEYLVMVMNKITSLASLLSGFAASSFLQATGLQRGESWIKLIYVLFTSSALGFMLLVLLICTLCTMWGPGLALRGSKDESLQTAVNIMDSSVQATFRLFSIGLACYMLSSILSMVLLQPTLSSLVSVTIISVGGVFICRAGLHVVEQLSPKYVTPATICGDPLLFASRRVETEKTAEMEGSGSALPPASPYVKLCHMETGCLYYPPQNPSVLHEPNLEDSQQLDASGLHLRDLTAPAVLVRHTSVGNRLSGRPFRDTISLLSRSSWDSIAPRCERDERSIGEGSETQGPSQPSPLLLPRASLRRG; encoded by the exons ATGTTGCAGGCCAACAAGGCCTCCGTTTTGACGGGCTTTCACATGGGAAGCATGAACGTTCAGCACATGGAAGTCGAGTACCTTGTTATGGTCATGAACAAAATcacgtctctcgcctcgcttctgtctggCTTTGCTGCTTCGAGCTTCTTGCAAGCCACAG GTCTTCAGAGAGGGGAGTCCTGGATCAAACTCATCTACGTCCTTTTCACATCGAGCGCCCTGGGTTTTATGCTTCTGGTTCTTCTGATCTGCACACTCTGTACAATGTGGGGACCTGGTCTTGCTCTTCGCGGCTCGAAAGATGAATCCCTGCAGACGGCTGTGAACATTATGGATTCTTCAGTTCAAGCTACATTTCG GCTCTTCAGCATTGGCTTGGCGTGTTACATGCTTTCCTCCATTCTCTCGATGGTTCTCCTTCAACCGACCCTATCGAGCTTGGTGTCTGTCACGATCATCTCTGTGGGCGGGGTGTTCATCTGCCGTGCTGGCTTGCACGTTGTCGAGCAATTGTCGCCAAAGTATGTGACGCCAGCTACTATCTGCGGGGACCCCCTGTTATTTGCTTCCCGTCGAGTGGAAACCGAGAAGACAGCTGAAATGGAGGGATCAGGATCTGCACTTCCTCCGGCGTCGCCATACGTCAAGCTCTGCCATATGGAAACGGGTTGTCTCTATTACCCTCCCCAGAATCCATCGGTGTTGCACGAGCCAAATCTGGAAGATTCGCAACAGCTTGACGCCAGCGGTTTGCACCTACGAGACCTTACGGCGCCAGCGGTGCTGGTGCGCCATACTTCTGTGGGAAATAGGTTATCTGGCAGACCTTTCCGGGACACgatttcgcttctttcgcgtAGTTCTTGGGATAGTATTGCCCCAAGATGCGAACGGGATGAGAGGAGCATCGGGGAAGGGAGCGAGACACAAGGACCCTCGCAACCctcccctctgcttctgcctcgcgcAAGCCTACGCAGAGGCTAG
- a CDS encoding hypothetical protein (encoded by transcript TGME49_241170), with protein sequence MAAAATLLAVSPPGDFSHSKYSFCSVSHYPPQPCRPRSLDCFSPCPSPSSFAAVKQVRPCLSPQYEQGKFDTERASRLPRTAFHAGTEKSCSVRRACRDFFSLECETREECSLARSTPAIPSSDLASSSPPVFPGVCTAARSGCPCSLDSGAVPQFALFLSSLRMQRDYRRPLFSDPAPGASDSSSACIQESCLKTEKRQSSLHRGLPPPQPLLPRQRCAAGQHKVREAKETEDTKGREEKDRKDRQSGGGQDRRRDSDKHRERGRGSDRGDRGQANRDDSRGDEKDRDKKQGSKKKESKKRGESKKSRRREESKSDRESRSRSRHRSSSRRREKRKREEAKGEVNGSTQKEESRRRSSVMSVESLASKKKSRERSQDRRAKKHRHSSRDRKAKKHRHHNSSRRHRSRSSSDSERRRSSSRSSSPPRRTAKNTTDPTRNSENDPFPADLQGPCFVKVLPQARDPPVVLGIDNRGVLNLAKAHGCKLKLSAVSDLYPQTERRFLLVYGAEIGACVAALKGWVAKTADASDPKRSAAITFLVPDAAMSSVEVPDGERKARTTTLEDLRKLCGSRVKISSRREMKKAHGRERLVTLQGSIESVQSGVEALATALQSFPELRDYMNVQYVAYSQERQRRKRSPSPLPTIPRVVIREPSMPSATVPGLQFQRALQGVSVQDELVKITNLRGILDPTTPHMHGPAYAKIVISDLVTTLLLGTTTKEPNHSCPLRLIEATFKVAAKIMDPESPGILERVLVLSGEPSDVDKATLAVLEQVYAACIMAGQPSQVTWRMCASNSAASLIIGTGGHRVKQLRTLSNTRIQINTRDNVPNIDRFERVIAVTGSFDSVVSVTKAMLPFMHADTNHASHVHQCYGTGRKLEMPDWVEGVIHRDGMDEEACRRPPVPDKREVVLEGSCFMKLLIDNGLANALIGEDSANIQKLSEATQCNMKFADPDNVFPGCPGERILMLAGSGDAMNAATIAIIEKCKEVHPNLSYDQMYGKVIIPQSCCSAVVGHGGLKIREIRDATLTRVEISKKGLLTSERLVTIFGMPQGVHTALITVCGLIQFDPAVKAFLEVVYPPEVLEQQRKLEEERLSANVIGAVMEGVNAVISKVGGDEAAQAALKKLQEMQRAAALAAGEAPPETYDFRGPLGPMGQIRQDNAAGPDYSAGISFVPASGASRPSPPGQSLFPPPPPPPGAPPGALPSDGSAFFPPPEPPVPPLSRQELRQKILDASLNRVATAAEAMHANPGYANAYPDDDLEEDPSLAGLMDEKF encoded by the exons ATGGCAGCAGCCGCCACTCTGCTCGCTGTTTCGCCACCCGGCGATTTCTCTCATTCTAAATACAGTTTTTGCTCTGTTTCACACTACCCACCCCAGCCCTGTCGGCCCCGCTCTTTGGACTGCTTCTCGCCGTGCccctctccgtcctctttcgctgctgTTAAACAAGTTCGCCCCTGTCTTTCGCCGCAGTACGAACAGGGGAAGTTCGACACGGAGCGTGCGTCGCGACTTCCGCGGACAGCTTTCCACGCGGGAACGGAGAAGTCTTGCTCGGTGAGACGCGCCTGCAGAGATTTCTTTTCGCTCGAATGCGAGACTCGCGAGGAATGCTCGCTTGCTCGCAGCACGCCCGCGATCCCCTCGTCTGATCtggcgtcttcgtcgccgcctgtctttcccggtgtctgtacagctgcaCGGTCTGGATGTCCCTGTTCTCTCGACAGCGGCGCAGTACCTCAGTTCGCCCtttttttgtcttctcttcgcatGCAAAGGGACTACAGGAGACCGTTGTTTTCCGACCCCGCTCCGGGTGCCAGCGACAGttcgagtgcatgcatccagGAGTCTTGTttgaagacggagaagcggcagTCTTCGCTTCACCGTGGTCTTCCTCCACCTCAGCCTCTGCTCCCGAGACAGCGATGCGCGGCAGGACAGCACAAAGtaagagaggcgaaggagacagaggataCGAAGGgtcgcgaagagaaagacaggaaagaccGCCAGAGTGGAGGCGGTCAAGATCGAAGAAGAGATAGTGACAAGCATCGAGAACGAGGCCGAGGAAGTGACAGAGGCGACCGTGGACAGGCAAATCGCGACGACagtcgaggagacgagaaggatCGCGACAAGAAGCAGGgcagcaagaagaaggagagcaagaagagggGGGAAAGCAAGAAAAGTCGACGCCGCGAGGAGTCGAAGAGCGATCGTGAATCGCGCTCGCGGAGCAGACACCGGTCCTCCAGTcgccggcgagagaagcgcaagcGGGAAGAGGCAAAGGGCGAGGTGAATGGCTCTACACAGAAGGAGGAATCTCGTCGCCGCTCTTCTGTGATGTCTGTGGAGTCCCTCGCATCGAAGAAAAAGTCTCGCGAGCGCTCCCAAGacaggagagcgaagaagcatCGCCACTCGAGTcgagacaggaaggcgaagaagcacagaCACCACAACAGTAGCCGGCGTCATCGGTCTCGGTCTTCCTCAGACTCGGAAAGGCGTCGCTCGAGCAGCCGTAGCTCGTCCCCGCCGCGTCGCACCGCGAAGAACACAACAGATCCTACACGTAACTCGGAAAACGATCCCTTCCCGGCAGATCTCCAGGGCCCCTGCTTTGTCAAGGTGTTGCCTCAGGCTCGAGACCCTCCCGTCGTCCTTGGTATCGACAACCGCGGCGTGTTGAACCTCGCGAAGGCCCACGGATGCAAGCTGAAGCTGTCGGCCGTCTCTGATCTGTACCCGCAGACTGagcgtcgctttctcctcgtgtATGGTGCCGAGATCGGCGCGTGCGTCGCGGCTCTCAAAGGCTGGGTCGCAAAGACTGCAGACGCCTCGGATCCGAAGCGCAGTGCAGCCATTACCTTCCTGGTGCCCGACGCTGCGATGAGTTCCGTCGAGGTGCCTGATGGAGAGCGGAAGGCGCGCACAACGACACTCGAGGACCTTCGGAAACTGTGTGGCTCGCGTGTGAAGATCTCCTCCCGGCgcgagatgaagaaggcCCACGGCCGCGAGCGCTTGGTCACGCTCCAAGGGTCCATTGAGAGCGTGCAGAGCGGTGTTGAGGCACTCGCGACTGCGCTTCAAAGCTTCCCCGAGTTGCGGGATTACATGAATGTGCAGTATGTGGCGTACtcgcaggagagacagagacggaagcGGTCGCCGTCGCCGTTGCCGACGATTCCACGCGTGGTGATTCGCGAGCCGTCGATGCCGAGCGCAACGGTCCCCGGGCTTCAGTTCCAGCGGGCGCTGCAGGGCGTGAGCGTGCAGGACGAGCTTGTCAAGATCACGAATCTGCGAGGGATTCTGGACCCGACAACGCCCCATATGCACGGACCCGCGTACGCGAAGATCGTGATTTCGGATCTCGTTACGACGCTGCTCCTCGgaacgacgacgaaggagcCGAACCACTCTTGTCCGCTGCGGCTGATTGAGGCGACCTTCAAAGTCGCCGCGAAGATCATGGACCCTGAGAGTCCAGGGATTCTCGAGCGCGTTCTGGTGCTCTCTGGAGAGCCGTCGGACGTGGACAAGGCCACGCTGGCGGTCCTCGAGCAGGTCtacgctgcatgcatcatGGCGGGGCAGCCTTCCCAGGTGACTTGGCGAATGTGTGCGTCGAACAGTGCAGCCTCGCTCATCATCGGCACGGGTGGACACCGCGTCAAGCAGCTCCGGACGCTGAGCAACACGCGTATCCAAATCAACACGCGAGACAACGTCCCGAACATCGACAGGTTCGAGCGCGTGATTGCCGTGACCGGCAGCTTCGACTCCGTCGTGAGCGTCACCAAGGCCATGCTTCCcttcatgcatgcagacacgaACCACGCGTCCCATGTCCACCAGTGCTACGGAACAGGTCGGAAGCTTGAGATGCCCGACTGGGTTGAGGGCGTCATTCACCGCGACGGGATGGACGAGGAGGCGTGCCGGCGGCCGCCGGTGCCGGACAAGCGGGAAGTCGTTCTCGAGGGTTCGTGCTTCATGAAGCTTCTGATCGACAACGGTCTTGCGAACGCGCTGATCGGCGAAGACAGCGCAAACATCCAGAAGCTCTCCGAGGCCACCCAATGCAACATGAAGTTTGCAGATCCAGACAACGTTTTCCCCGGCTGCCCCGGCGAACGCATTTTGATGCTCGCGGGCTCCGGCGATGCCATGAACGCCGCGACCATCGCTATCATCGAAAAGTGCAAGGAAGTCCACCCCAATCTCTCCTACGACCAAATGTACGGAAAAGTAATCATTCCCCAGAGCTGCTGCTCCGCTGTCGTCGGCCACGGGGGTCTGAAGATCAGAGAAATCCGCGACGCAACTCTCACGCGTGTCGAAATCTCGAAAAAGGGCCTTCTCACCTCCGAACGCCTCGTCACCATCTTCGGCATGCCCcagggtgtacatacagctcTCATCACGGTGTGCGGCCTTATCCAGTTCGACCCTGCTGTCAAAGCCTTCCTCGAGGTCGTTTACCCGCCCGAGGTTCTCGAGCAGCAGCGGAAGCTTGAGGAAGAACGGCTGTCTGCAAATGTCATTGGAGCCGTCATGGAAGGCGTCAACGCGGTCATCAGCAAAGTCGGCGGAGACGAAGCTGCTCAAGCCGctctgaagaaactccaGGAAATGCAGCGA GCCGCAGCACTTGCAGCTGGAGAAGCGCCTCCGGAAACTTACGACTTCCGGGGGCCTCTGGGGCCGATGGGGCAGATACGCCAAGACAACGCGGCGGGGCCGGACTACTCAGCTGGTATTTCCTTCGTGCCTGCTTCTGGGGCTTCCAGGCCCTCGCCTCCAGGCCAGAGTTTGTTTCCCCCGCCTCCTCCGCCCCCTGGGGCTCCGCCGGGGGCCTTGCCGAGCGACGGGTCTGCTTTCTTCCCGCCTCCAGAGCCACCTGTCCCTCCGTTGTCTCGCCAGGAGCTGAGACAGAAAATCCTTGATGCCTCACTGAACAGAGTGGCGACGGCAGCTGAGGCCATGCATGCGAACCCTGGGTATGCAAATGCGTATCCAGACGACGATTTAGAGGAAGATCCGTCGCTCGCGGGTCTCATGGACGAGAAATTCTAA
- a CDS encoding hemolysin-III related subfamily protein (encoded by transcript TGME49_241160~Predicted trans-membrane domain (TMHMM2.0):92-110:116-139:158-177:183-203:212-235:239-257:271-294): MGGKGVQARGDASSEKTQEPSQLRARQTQEGKDAKLSRTEEKQTSEATPSLLGKLQHPTQRSLTDKVRLRSHSSDVKVEEGALVVRPVLRGKIHLTLLILSPAWIFFILSACSSPSSFVAAAISCFTFVWNFMASALLHCFEWTHRPGIYQLLHKLDHAGIFMVISGSTTPIPMLLLDAGSSCWLLLVQLAATIYGFCSIIFGDLTSTGRARRAYTYIFVGLLHALFLSEYYRVLKSSELIAVFALASLYVVGALVYSCKRPDPFPLVYGFHEVFHSFCFLSFLLTLWLDYVVIKRVEWG; this comes from the exons ATGGGGGGAAAGGGGGTTCAGGCCCGTGGCGATGCGTCGTCGGAAAAGACACAGGAGCCGTCACAGCTTCGAGCACGACAGACGCAGGAAGGGAAGGACGCGAAATTGTCTCGcacggaagagaagcagacaagcGAAGCTACGCCAAGTCTGTTGGGGAAACTCCAGCATCCTACACAGAGGTCCCTGACCGACAAggttcgtcttcgctcccaTTCTTCCGATGTCAAAGTCGAGGAAGGAGCCCTCGTCGTCCGTCCGGTTCTTCGTGGGAAAATCCACCTCACTCTGCTGATCCTCTCGCCCGCGTGGATTTTTTTTATTttgagcgcatgcagcagtcCGAGTTCCTTCGTTGCCGCGGCGATCTCCTGCTTCACATTCGTCTGGAATTTCATGGCCAGCGCTCTCCTCCACTGCTTTGAGTGGACACACCGCCCGGGGATCTACCAGCTTCTTCACAAGCTCGACCATGCAG GAATATTCATGGTGATCAGTGGAAGCACAACTCCCATTCCCATGCTTCTTCTCGATGCCGGCTCTTCTTgctggcttcttctcgtccaaCTTGCGGCGACCATCTACG GTTTCTGCTCGATTATTTTCGGGGATCTGACTTCAACGGGGCGAGCCCGACGCGCGTACACGTACATTTTTGTGGGGCTTCTCCATGCGCTATTTCTCTCAGAGTACTACCGCGTTTTGAAGTCTAGCGAATTGATTGCTGTCTTTGCTCTGGCCTCACTCTATGTCGTGGGCGCCTTGGTCTACAGTTGCAAGCGCCCCGATCCGTTCCCTTTAGTGTACGGCTTCCACGAGGTGTTCCattccttctgtttcctaAGTTTTCTTCTCACATTGTGGCTTGACTACGTTGTCATCAAAAGGGTGGAGTGGGGATGA
- a CDS encoding hypothetical protein (encoded by transcript TGME49_241165) has translation MAFNRRTDCTHGNPVIGQRAWKHELEMHQQRLRNMKPQVDTRAPASDAFHRAVRKDFYTEQRKKTNDAFENLKMLRAIATTMNRSSELSRPQEATKHSLNEAARRRELLRIYEQNQLLLHRLEATKPVYVMNRTEREFLEQERWVSLCSYSTRRLRQRAGRKSPTSPARPCTSSQPRTVQLKSDNHARTRSPLACPAMLKPTYQTATAAPKREDGHRLLTGSKSAPNLRSCNRTEKENDVDGICDDTRHEFRWKDYTVYPTSTAMGVKPHRFKESDLTAHRQPFKKKK, from the exons ATGGCCTTTAATCGGCGAACTGATTGTACACATGGAAACCCAGTTATCGGGCAGCGGGCATGGAAACACGAGCTGGAGATGCACCAGCAGCGGCTGAGGAACATGAAACCTCAAGTCGACACGCGAGCCCCTGCTAGTGATGCTTTCCATCGGGCAGTTCGCAAAGATTTCTACacggaacagagaaagaagacgaacgatGCCTTTGAGAACCTCAAAATGCTCCGCGCTATCGCGACTACCATGAACAGGTCTTCGGAACTCTCGAGGCCACAAGAAGCAACGAAACATAGCCTCAACGAAGCAGCCAGGCGAAGGGAGCTCCTCCGCATATACGAACAGAATCAG TTACTTTTGCATCGACTGGAGGCTACGAAGCCTGTGTATGTCATGAACCGGACAGAGCGAGAATTTCTCGAGCAGGAGAGGTGGGTGTCATTGTGCAGCTACTCGACGCGGCGGTTACGCCAGCGAGCTGGCAGGAAATCCCCTACGTCTCCAGCGAGGCCGTGTACTTCCTCTCAGCCCAGAACAGTTCAGCTGAAGAGCGACAATCATGCACGCACGAGATCCCCCTTGGCGTGCCCAGCT ATGCTGAAACCTACATATCAAACTGCGACTGCGGCACCGAAACGCGAAGATGGCCACAGGCTGCTGACGGGGTCGAAGAGTGCCCCGAATTTGAGAAGCTGTAacaggacagagaaggaaaatgaCGTGGATGGCATCTGCGATGACACTCGCCATGAATTTCGTTGGAAAGATTATACCGTCTACCCGACCAGCACTGCCATGGGCGTGAAGCCTCACCGTTTCAAAGAAAGCGATTTGACTGCACATCGACAGCCAttcaagaaaaagaagtga